In Balaenoptera acutorostrata chromosome 12, mBalAcu1.1, whole genome shotgun sequence, a single window of DNA contains:
- the MCFD2 gene encoding multiple coagulation factor deficiency protein 2 — protein sequence MRSLQLLRTPSLCALLWAFCALGARAEEPGASFSHPGSVGLDKSTVHDQEHIMEHLEGVVNKPEAEMSPQELQLHYFKMHDYDGNNLLDGLELSTAITHVHKEEGNEQTPMNEDELINLIDGVLRDDDKNNDGYIDYAEFAKSLQ from the exons ATGAGATCTCTGCAGCTGCTCAGAACCCCCTCCCTGTGTGCCCTGCTCTGGGCCTTTTGTGCCCTGGGTGCCAGGGCCGAGGAGCCCGGGGCCAGCTTCTCCCATCCCGGCAGCGTGGGCCTGGATAAGAGCACAGTGCATGACCAAGA GCATATCATGGAGCATCTAGAAGGTGTCGTCAACAAACCAGAGGCAGAGATGTCCCCACAAGAACTGCAGCTCCATTATTTCAAAATGCATGATTATGACGGCAATAATTTGCTTGACGGCCTAGAACTCTCCACAGCCATCACTCATGTCCATAAGGAG GAAGGGAATGAACAGACGCCAATGAACGAAGATGAACTGATCAACTTAATAGATGGTGTTTTGAGAGACGATGACAAGAACAATGACGGATACATTGACTATGCCGAGTTCGCAAAATCACTGCAGTAG